The genomic interval GGCAAAAGTTATTGCGGTTTGTTTGCCAATGCCTGAAGTTCCACCTGTGATTACAACTGTTTTTTTGCTTTGCATATTTTTTACGTTTTCAGATAGACTGAAAACACTCAAAAAAGACGCAAATAATCAGTGTGTTTTATTCATTTGATAATCGATAACATTTCCAAACTTATCCATTTCCAAATTACAGTTTGATGAGATTTGGTCTTTGATTTTTTGCTTCGCCCTTTGCACTCTTGATTTTACTGTGCTGAGCTTAATGTTGTTTTGTTTTGCATATTCGATTTGCTTCATTTGGTCTATTTCCACCGCTTTCAACAAGTCTCTTTCTTTTTCAGGTAAAAGTTGAAGCAACCCCATAATGCAATTTATGAGTTCGTCATTGTGGTTGTTTACTTCTTCTTGTTGAAGTTCTAGGCCCTTTGTGTTTTCTAACACATTGTTTTTTTTACGTTTATAATAATCCATGAGCGTTGTATACACAATGCGGTTAAGCCATGGCTTTAATTTTTCTTCATTTTTCAATGTCCCTATTGAGTGATGAATTTTCAGAAACACTTCTTGAGTAACTTCATCAATATGTTCGGAAGTAGATGACAGTTTTCGAACATAAGCACTTATTTGTTTATATGCATTCTCGTAAAATTCGGTATTCTGTTCAGTTGTCATTTTGCTGAGATGGGTTTTTATGAAATGCTATCTGGATTATAAAATTTTGTCCAACGGTTAGTATATGAAAAGTAGGCGATTTCGAAGCACATAACTTTCGGTTAAGCACAAAATTTGACACGAGCCCAAACCCCTTATTTTATTGCTGTACCGCCTATTTTTTATATACATTGTGTGTGCCTTGAATGGTGAATATAGCTCAATGAATTGAGCAATCCAAAGGGTGAGAGTCCCGAAAGCGGGGGAGTCGTTACCCTAAGCTAAGCAAGTGGCAAGCTGGTTCACCGTGAGGTGTGCAGTGAAGTAAGCCAGACTGCGGTATCTGTACTGACGAACAGGAATTACATACTGAGGCTATGAGGCCGGATGAGGTACCACATGCTGCCGAAGTCCAAAACCCGAAAAGGAGTGTGCCGAAATAGTAGATGTAGCAGGCATAGGTACAAGGATATTCACCTTACCGGGGGAGGTCTCTGTTCTTTTTAAGGCAGAGAAGTCAGCAGAGGTCATAGTAGTTGGGGGCAACGAGCCAATGAGAAAATTGGAGGCCTCACAAACCAGCAAAGGACTGAACATTGAATTGTGTCTTAATTCGAATAGGAATCGAGAGATAGCCTACTCTTAAGCGGACAGGGAAACTTTAAGAATTATGATAGCGAAAATTTTAGAACCGAAAAACCTCTATAGAGCCTACCGAAAGGTAGTGGCTAATAAAGGTGCTTCAGGAGTTGATGGAATGAAGGTAGACCAATTGAAACCATTTATGGATAAAAACCGGACTGCCGTGATCACCTCAATCCTGAATAGGAACTATATACCTTCAGCTATCAAGGGAGTTGAAATCCCGAAGAGCAATGGAAAATTTAGGTTATTAGGCGTTCCCACTGTAGTAGAAAGGTGGCTGCAACAGGCGGTCAGCCAACAATTAGCTACAAAATTCGAACTTACCTTTGAAGATAATAGCTTTGGCTTCCGTCCCGGAAAGAACATTCATCAGGCAATAAGACAGTCCCAGAAATTCATCAATGATGGGTATCAGGATATTGTTGATATTGACTTGAGGAACTTCTTCGATGAAGTTGCCCATTACAAAATACTACAACTCATTTACAACAAAGTAAAATGCCCGACAACCTTGTGGCTAATCCGGAAATGGCTGCGAGCACCAATCCAGATTAATGGAAAGTTGCAAAAACGCAGAAAAGGAATGCCTCAAGGAAGCCCACTTAGTCCGCTACTATCTAATATTTTATTAGACCAGCTGGATAAAGAACTCAAGAAGAAAGGGCTAAACTATGTCCGTTATGCCGATGACTTCAGCATTTATGCGAAATCAAAATCAGAGGCAAGAAAAATTGGTAATGCAGTCTTTAAATTCCTAAAGGAAAAATTAGATTTGCCTATCAACCTGGATAAAAGCGGTATTAGAAGGCCCTCAAATTTTGAGCTACTAGGCCATGGCTTTGTGCCAACCTATAAGAAGGGTGAAAAAGGTAAATATCAACTTATTGTAACCCGTAGCGGTTGGGAAAACCTAAAGCGGAAATTAAAGGCGGCAACCAAAAAGACCAAACCTTACAGTCTCGAAGAACGATTAGAAAAACTCAGACAGGTATGGATGGGATGGATAAATAACTACCGAATGGCAAGTATTTATGCCAAACTAAAAGCACTGGATGAGTGGGTCCGAAATCGGTTGAGATATTGTATTTGGCACGATTGGAAAAAGTCGGAGAGAAAACGCAAAAACCTCATCAGATTAGGTGTAAATCAAGATCAGGCATACGCCTGGAGTCGCACCAGAATGGGGGGATGGGCAGTTGCCCAAAGTCCAATTTTGGGTACGACTATTACACTATCCCGTCTGAAAAGAAAAGGTTACAAATCTATGGTGGACTATTACTCGGAATTCCGTCCTCAAATTCAATGAACCGCCCAGTACGAGAACCGTACGCTGGGTGGTGTGAGAGACGCACTGACTACCATTTGGTAGTCAGCCGTCTACTCGATTACCTGCTGGCTTTATTCTATTTTTAGTTTCATCATAATGTCGGTTTGTTCATCGTTTCCAAGTTTGAAAACGTGTTTATCAAAAGCTTTAAATCCATTTTTTTCATAAAATCGGATTGCTCTTGGGTTTTGTTCCCAAACTCCCAACCAAACATATTTCACATTTTTTTCTTTCGCCAATTCAATGGCTTTGTCATATAGTATTTGTCCGACTTTTTTTCCGTGAAATTCTTTTAGCACGTAAATCCGTTCAATTTCGAGTGCATTTTTGTCTTTAATTTCGGTTTGAGATTCTCCAACGTTTACTTTTAAATATCCGATTGTTTTTTCGTCAATTTCCGCAAAGTAAAATTCAGCGTTTTGGTCGGTCAGTTCTGCAGTCAGTTTTTCCGTTGAAAATCCGTTTTCCAAATATTCTTTCATATTCTCCTCGCTGTTTTCCGAGGAAAAAGTTTCGGCAAAAGTCAGTTTTCCGATTTCTTTTAGTTTTTCAATATCTTGAATATTTACTTTTCTGATTTTCAT from Chondrinema litorale carries:
- a CDS encoding sigma-70 family RNA polymerase sigma factor; this translates as MTTEQNTEFYENAYKQISAYVRKLSSTSEHIDEVTQEVFLKIHHSIGTLKNEEKLKPWLNRIVYTTLMDYYKRKKNNVLENTKGLELQQEEVNNHNDELINCIMGLLQLLPEKERDLLKAVEIDQMKQIEYAKQNNIKLSTVKSRVQRAKQKIKDQISSNCNLEMDKFGNVIDYQMNKTH
- a CDS encoding GNAT family N-acetyltransferase encodes the protein MKIRKVNIQDIEKLKEIGKLTFAETFSSENSEENMKEYLENGFSTEKLTAELTDQNAEFYFAEIDEKTIGYLKVNVGESQTEIKDKNALEIERIYVLKEFHGKKVGQILYDKAIELAKEKNVKYVWLGVWEQNPRAIRFYEKNGFKAFDKHVFKLGNDEQTDIMMKLKIE
- the ltrA gene encoding group II intron reverse transcriptase/maturase; the encoded protein is MIAKILEPKNLYRAYRKVVANKGASGVDGMKVDQLKPFMDKNRTAVITSILNRNYIPSAIKGVEIPKSNGKFRLLGVPTVVERWLQQAVSQQLATKFELTFEDNSFGFRPGKNIHQAIRQSQKFINDGYQDIVDIDLRNFFDEVAHYKILQLIYNKVKCPTTLWLIRKWLRAPIQINGKLQKRRKGMPQGSPLSPLLSNILLDQLDKELKKKGLNYVRYADDFSIYAKSKSEARKIGNAVFKFLKEKLDLPINLDKSGIRRPSNFELLGHGFVPTYKKGEKGKYQLIVTRSGWENLKRKLKAATKKTKPYSLEERLEKLRQVWMGWINNYRMASIYAKLKALDEWVRNRLRYCIWHDWKKSERKRKNLIRLGVNQDQAYAWSRTRMGGWAVAQSPILGTTITLSRLKRKGYKSMVDYYSEFRPQIQ